The stretch of DNA CTCTGATTGGTAGTGTTTTCTATTTAAAAAGGAATGCTAATAATGTGCGGTAGTATATATGCCCGGTCATTGGTATTATTTTCGATTTCTTAAACTATTCAAACGCATAAAGCAGTTTCGGTTATCTTTAAATTATCAACATTTACTTTCATTTTGGTGTCTAAAACCATGAAGTGTAATATATAAAGGAGTAAATAAAGTGTTAGCTTTGCGCAAGTGGGAAAGAAATTTAACATAGATATTGTTATATACAGACCGCACAGTAAGTATATTGGAGTGGAAGAAttcacacatattttacataaCCTACTATCTCATGATCTTTTTAAAAATAACAACACTGTCCTACTTGGGGATTTTAACATTAATCTCCTAGAACATTCTTCCCATCAACCAACTAACCACTTTTTGAATTCTATGAAGACTTTGAATTATTTCCCGCACATTTCTCGTCCTACTAGATTTCCAGATAAACCTAACTTGGGTCAACCCTCACTCCTCGACCACATTTGGACTAACTTCACTCCACCTTCTACCTCTGGAATAATCCACTGCCAATTATCTGACCACCTCCCCATATTTCTACATATTGCAGTAATCTCTGATCTTTGCACAAAGCATAAAATAGTCTATCGACACTATAATAGACATCAACATAACCTGTTTACCACTAGTTTATCTGTAAACAATTGGAATGTTACACTTAATTCTAATGACATAAATGTAAACTTCAACAATTTTATGGAAACCTTAGATGAATTATATAACAAGAACTTCactaaattatttaaatttgtaactTCAAAACGATTGTCTAGCCCATGGTTAACATCAGGAAtactaaactcgataaaatacaTAAGTAAATTATTTAACATGTACAAATTAGAAACTGTCAATCACAACGCTTACAAATTATACCGCAACCATCTTACACGATTAATTAGAGGAGCTAAATATAATTACTACATTAGAATTTTCAGTAACTTTAGaaacaataccaagaaaatatggcAAACTATCAATGAATTAGCAGGTCCACATAAACCagaaacaatgataacaacattaTCTCATAAAGATTCTGCACTTACTAAGCCAGAAGAAATGGCTGAAGCTCTTAATGAACATTTCAGTGAAATTGCAGCCAGGCTCAATGATGCACTGCCTTCTGCTTCTAGAAATGCCACTGATTTCCTCCACGGAAATTACCAAAACTCAACGGTTATCCTGCCAGTCACTTCTGCTGACGTGATGAATGTTATCAAGACTCTCAAAGTAAAACTCAAATGTTAATGAAATCTCGGCCCACATAACTAAATATAATATTGAAACTACTTACCCCATTGCATTGCTCTTTAATCAATTAATATCCACTGGCAAATTTCCTCTGATTTGAAAACTGCAAATATCACGCCAGTGCACAAATCTGGCCCCAGTAGTGTGCCCAACAATTGCCGCCccatttccccctctctccttctctaaaatagttgaattattaatgaaaaataaattagttgcatATCTTGATAGCAAGAAAATCTTGGTAGATGCCAGTATGGCACTTATGGCGCCCTCAGTATGttttctcttctgtattcttcccttaacattagacaatcagtcttatccatctttgttgacttctcaaaggcttttgataccgttaaccacatgattctactcgacaaattatatttctatggtatacgaggacctctgcactcctggtttcaagactacctaacaaacagatcggtgcacaatatatGATGGCCATAAGTCTTCCACTCGAAATATTTCTACTGGTGTCCCACAAGGGAGTGTTTAGGGCCTGttttgttccttatatatattaacgacatCACTAATATCTTAAACTCTTCCAACACCATCCTCTTTGGAGATGACATGACTTTGAATTTCACTGACtctaatattgaaacattatTCCCACCAGCTAACCAAGACCTCAACAAATTATATAATGGGTGTTTAAGCAACCGACTcaattaatattaataaaacctttatatgttcttttcttacaaagtaaatgtttacttgccagaccttaaaatcaataataacctTATTAGTAGATCAACTAGTTTTAAGTTTTGGGAGTTATGTTTAATGAAAACCTTAACTTCAAATCCCATTTAAATAATGTTTCGAATAAACTTTCAAGAAGCACTGCTATGCTATATCGCCTAAGAGATTTTATGCCTTGCAAAGTACTAAAAACCTTGTATTATGCACATATATACCCTCACCTTCTGTACTGCAATCCTATCTGGAGCACCACTTATGTCACCCATTTAACTAGCCTGAACTTACTGCATAAAAGATAATTCGAATTATCACAAACAGTTCTTACCTTGAACACACCACCTCTCttttaaaaacacaaaaatccttAAACTACAAGATATCACTAAACTTTCTGTTGCTACCTGTATGTACAAACATCAGATCACTCCCTACTCATCTATATCCCACTAGACACAGAGAGCATATCTGCCTTCCATCACATCGCCTTACTCTCTTTCGGCACTCCACTATGTACTGGGACCTTTGATCTGGAACTCCCTTCCCAGGATATAAAAATGCTCCATCTCAACATAAACAAACTACAGCGTCATCTGCTTGATTCTTGTTGATTGTTATCCAGTAAATTCAATTTCTCTTTAGTCATATATAACGTCATCTCCCTCACGCTTGTTCCGTAATGATTACCCAGGTATGTTGTCCttcctactactattattattattattattattattagtattattattattattattattattattattattattattattatcattattattattattattattattattattattattattattattattattattattattattattattattaattattattattattattattattattattattattattattattattattattattattattattattattattattattattattattattattattattattattattattattattattattattattattattattattattattattattattattattattattattattattattattattattattattattattattattattattattattattattattattattattattattattattattattattattattattattattattattattattatcatctttatcattatcattatcattatcattattattattatcatcatcatcatcatcatcatcatcattgtcattgtcattatcattatcatcattatcattatcattatcattatcattatcatcattatcattatcattatcattatcatcattatcattatcatcattatcattatcattatcattatcattatcatcattatctttatcattatcatcattatcattatcatcattatcattatcattatcattattatcattatcattatcattatcattatcattatcactatcatcattatctttatcattatcattatcatcattatcattatcatcattatcattatcatcattatcattatcattatcattattatcattatcattatcattatcatcatcatcatcgtcatcgtcatcgttatcatcatcatcatcatcatcatcatcatcatcattattattattattattattattattattattatttcactctGCTTCACCCTACAATCCTATAATTTCATATGcttctatatacattatttttttctctttctttattttattttggtttattatttttaattatggtattttttattttgccgagcttctattatgtatgtatattctaccactgttatatttctaactaatgttcagtattctgtattttgtatatttttttgttccaagatatatttgcattattcctatttttttcttatatatctattttcttcacttttgcctgaaaagcttatgcttatataaaggctggcctctaacaatacatacatcgacatatgtaactgcacctaataggctattaataaatgtttcaaatgttatacagacgaaccttctcataagtgacgccagacagcttcttgacgtggctgggcacagcagtgttctaaaactatacaacagtaacaacagccttgtatacacacgactgttatagcgcgtcccccaagaggctgcaacaacggctccgagttacgataagaagttttgaattattcgtcagattactcgtagaaaccaaacacctgcatgtgtgtatgtatgggggaaggggaggttgtgtttgtgtgtgtgtgtgtgtgtgtgtgtgtgtgtgtgtgtgtgtgtgtgtgtgtgtgtgtgtgtgtgtgtgtgtgtgtgtgtgtgtgtgtgtgtgtgtgtgtgtgtgtgtgtgtgtgtgtgcctataactgtctgcgtttgttgtttgtgtatcggattgtgtgtctgtgtatttttcggtgtgtgcttgtgtctgcctgtttgtttgtctcactctgggtccccgtgcgtgttcaccattctgtttgtgtttgcgtggttgtctttctctctgtctgtacagctgcctgtgtatgaatatatgactcaaaatatttcctcttctgaTACCAACACGAACGCCATATTTCCGCAACGAACTCATAAAATCTATCTAAGCCAGTCCATTATCGATACCTTCACCAACGCCATCTGTACATTAAAAACACAACTCTTCTGTCAAATACAGTGAGCACACTTTGACTTCTGTCAGGAATTTTTGGAATACAATTATACGAATACTTCCTAATAcggttttccactactactactactactactactactactactactactactacgagaatcagcactatcttaatcaatcaatcaatcaatgggggcatacgccagggggtgcgtcgcctcgcccaccctacgacgccaagcctgggggtccctccgggcgagtctcctgtAGGCCAATTTTTCGacacaggctgcaagcatcccctgtcgaaactcacctcggcgctccaccactcgtaaaccttctatcagtcgatcaatctcattcaatcattcagtcagtcagtcaaccagtttgtctgccaggcaatcggtcagtccgtcagacagtcaatccatcattcattcagtcagtcagttaaccagctatatagtcagtcagtatatcatgcggtcaggcagtcagtcagttagtcagtcagtcaattagtcaaccagtcagtcagtcagttaatcaagcagtcagtgagtcagtcattagaggaaacaagaacagttttgtggtgaggaaggtgcttgaaaaatagtgtcagtggaatgcagcacttatatttaccgggatgatgtcagcaaggagagtcaattaacagtttaactggagcacacgagtttagcaactagacgaatacaaatgaataatagataaatttACACATCATAGATAGACAACTATAATAAATTATAAGGTAGGTACAATGTTCCAAGTACGACAATTTCGTATCGCTGGCGAGTCACACGGGCGTGAAGTTGCCAGCTCGGTACAGTCAGCCTGTTATATATGCCGATCTCCCACCCAAAACCTGTCTCTGGCCCCCAATAACGAGACTCAGATGTAGTTATCACTAAAACCGTTgattcctgatgtgttttggcaatggttaagcgtcgaaaaccggtacatgcacgagggcgagatgatgaaggcaagttatcccagcatcgtttccagattgtcgtactcggagcattacttttaccagcttctcccgcataaatatcaccaggaaacatgaataataaaccatttcaacaataactacaaataaatatcgttattgtgacccaggaaacagttttggggatggaaattgggaaacatgagaaactgagtacgacaatctggcaacgttgtacaataatcccagccatcagctgttcagtgtttgtttacctcgcgcggGGAGAGAGATCCTCGTGCTCCCGGCCTTGTAGCGGTGCCGTGGCGGGGCGTGTAGGCGTTGACATGTAAGCCCCGGTCGTCTACCCTCCGTGCCCTATGGGGGTCCGTGGACGGGGCGGGTAGtttgggttaacccgtccgctgcggttggcacgggtttggatttcactgttagcctagtatcatatatatagtttcatgtctttctctgtctctgtggtggatagtggagtgtttcccatgtgatattggtgtgctggatatcctctcccaaggtacaggactacattttcttcattgaattgtagcagccactttttgttccactcctgtagcttgatgaggtcttctgctaggaaatgcacattcaaggggacaaatatacttttcccatttcatttcaacagagtaaattttaatgtaagtggaatttttccatgttgagaatatgctaacagctcctcattttcattttccatttccatcttgcagcactCACGGTCAACGGCACTGCCCATACACTCAGTCCACCCTGGCGGGGACCTCACCAATGACCTCCATGAAAACAGGGTCCCAGACAAGCCAGTTGGTCTGAAGGGTGAGTGTTTCCCTCAGTGGTTTGATTTACATCCTCTGTCCCCTTCAaattgtccctcctacctcctacctccttatccatcacttacattcttaattcccaacaaacagtataaacctaatatatgtgttgtgcatagaatttaggataacttacaggtacaatacatttgtataattttgttttcatggtacaaaatattcatgtttggaagccatgataaaacctacatagtgatcatgatggtggagtcactgtgttatctgcagtgtcttgtggtccattacagccgtggcgctgactgaccacatcagggtgtgttggcagccccccgcacagcacaatgtgctgctgtgcggctacaccattgcctgggaccaaggcgtggcggacatctactccaagatcgtggacagcaagcagcacggttacatcattgataagctgggtgtgtaagatgatcatttgtgactaattttccattttctggccaagtagtatgcagacctgcagtgtgattctccacaagatagggattttgaattagccacttctacatttgtgttgagccaagagaaggtaaagattttgttagcctgtcaaatgcgattggcacggatttgccttcactgttagtctggtaacctttctctgcctctctggtggacagtggagtgtttcccatgtggtattggtgtgctggatatcccctcccaaggtgcaggactttacatttttcttcactgaattttagtataaaacattttgatccatttttatagcttggtgaggtcttctggtaggaaatccacagtcaatgggttaaatgatatcatagttaaccatttattgagtctggagttaacattacattcacccccccaaaaaaaaatgatgatggagtccataacaagttttcatttaagcaaagtaaagtgaaggtagagatcttgctaagtagatcatagttaaacatttattgagtctgttaacatttcacacacacacacacacacacacacacacacacacaaacacacacagaaaagtatttacacaccatcataaagttagctctccatattgtgaagaccctggaccatgagagcaattattgagggaaaggaggtggtattctgagttgccattttcagactcatcatcgttcaggctcattcctctgtctgccctgaactctcagatatttcctgggtggtcataatgttagtccggttattcattggttatctgtggcctgttatctgtctttctacctgttgtctgttagtctatcttatttgttatctgttctgcccagtttaaccccttgactgcggatttcctagcagcagacctcgccaagctacaggaatggaacaaaaagtgtccgtggctacagttcagtgaagaaaagtgtagtcctgcaccttgggaggggatatccagcacaccaataccacatgggaaacactccactatccaccacagacagagagagaaagacctgggactatgttaccaggctacaagtgaaggcaaaatccgtgccaatcacagcggacgggttaagggtcgtgaaaaaattgttgtattgttacgattaggtccataacaagttctccatctcctcagaacccaacatggagtttgtgataagcctgcgagccttcaacaacgtgggtgacgggcaaccggtgtaccagcaagtccgcacccagccagaggaggaggaggtggtggcacccacgctggacccggcggtgtgggtgaaggccgtggtgctgacacccttcaccgtggtgctgcagtgggcggacaccatgctgagccagaaccaggtgatttatttatttatttatttattattattattattttttcaaggaggcaactcaaggtaaacaaattaaacaacaattaaaaggccactagatgccgttccaaacacaagcatgaagaatgggaggtcaaagaggtcagttttgggtagtgttgctgggctgcttcagggagggcagtcatcagctggaaaatatatgttttatctcatgttctttgtgcactgtgtcatgacttgccacttgcatcaacacagcagcggaaaagttagtcatttgtcaaggaacttattcaccacttacacattcttgtttccctgcacacactcccttattcgcctcatatccacctctccacatccttattcgtaacttgcatccttctccctcctacaaacagcccctcattcacctcatatcttcctctctatatccttatccattacttactcatactctcgtcccagcaaactcccttattcacctcacgtccacctcacacatccctatccataactcatgcatcctctttttcctgcaaacagtcccttatacacctcatatcctccctcatacatccttatccttcacttacacatcctctttttcctgcaagcactccctcacacccttcctatcctcctgtcattcatgtctcatttcacaagccagtccttcatccagtgacctttcttatgttttcctccgtccttgtacctgactccctgttaatactgacctttgactcctgcagtacaacagctgcaccaccttctcgtcctcatcctccagccgctacgtcaacgccacggatgtgacctgcctcattgacagcctcaagccatcaacagtgagtttgctgtgaagaccatcagggtgagaccacagtgctggaagccttcgttcttctttcagtaaatattcactcagtcctgcaacacttctcaaggaaatcctgcacagctgaatccttgctgtgatgaggcacagagaaattatgactcatagggtgagctattattagtgtttgagatattgattttttcattgaccttttgcaaatacttaagaatgaaccttacataatggtattagaaacagcacagcagggttggcaatgatttaatcaaattgatttaatcaaatgattaaatcattgattttatttgtattttttctgagtaaaagtattccataggtaaaatgatgtgctccaaagatgataaagtaaaacaacctattcatgtgcaatgattcatttattctcttcaaagtataaaaaaaggattcctacattattatatcctcctgcgctaatgttgccaacttgacatgttttttactaggtaaaaaatcagcctcctttagtctttactaacttggctggcaatgtatcataatagcaaccaaggtttgcaaccaaactgtaacagaatagaagtagatattcttctgtatggtaataatataatattttgtcatgaaaatgacaacttcaggcaactctatctgtcctaaacctgctcctgtaccaacgacaaacaagtactgaacaagtatgtatctggatccttgactgtgctcagacttacaggcctaaacttaaacttaaagtaaccggctggagtaggtaggaagacacctaccgaacggcgcaagccactcccggtgaggtatatgggaggtgagaagctgaagccctccaaagacccttcccatgtcctcactaaccgtttccctattgtctcaccaacaccggagagtagttcagcatgctctctaaagacagatcctctctttatccacaccacactacattcacataacatatacactttttccaaaattcaaaattcaaatggctcaattaagcaatgcctcagagtccccgcctggggaggACCTAAATTCCCagggaggacttcccttctggctgccgaccagagaggtgtcttgataactcctcgaacctctttattctcaatttctgcaacattcgcggtcttcgctcaaattttcattctgtggaacatcatctctcctcctctaaacctcaccttctcttccttaccgaaacacaggtttctgaggctactgacagcaatctctactctgttcctcctcctactatctctatcctaaatttcaatccaaagctggatgttgcgcctacgtgcgcaacgacatcacttgctctcgtgcccacgaccttgactcttctgaattttccaccatctggttaagacttcactgtcattctattactaaatacatctgtgctgtttatctctcacctaactctaccaactacgtaaaattctttgactatttgaattctaaagtggagcacatcttgacccactctcccttcgctgaaatctccatcctaggagatttcaatgttcaccaccagctttggctttcatcctctttcactgaccatcctggtgaacaagcctacaactttgctatcctcaacgacctagagcagttggtccagcaccctacacgtattcctgaccgtcttggagatcggcccaacattctagacctcttccttacctcaaacccttctgcttattctgtcaaactgttctctccgttgggctcctccgatcacaatcttatttctgcatcctgtcctatcgctcctgtacatcctctggacccaccgaagaggcgatgcttctggcattttgcttcagctcggtgggacgacctgaggatgtacttttctgatttcccgtggaatgattattgcttccaggatagagacccctctgtgtgtgcccaacgcatcacagaggtgattgtctctggaatggaggcatacattcctcgttctttctctactcctcacgctaaaaagccttggtttaatcacgcttgttctcgtgctgtcaatgatagagaggtagctcacaaaaggtaccagagccttcaaactaatgttaattatgaactttacatttctgcccggaatcatgccaaatctattctccgactaaccaaaaattctttcattaatagaaaatgtcaaaaccttgctttctctaactcttcccgtgacttctggcatctagccaaaaacatctcctccaacttcacttcttcatctttccctccactcctcagtcctgacggcaacactgccgtctcatctatctctaaggctgaactcttctctcaaactttttctaaaaactccactctggacgattctgggcatattcctcctactcatcccccctctgactcctttatgcctgttataaagattcttcaaaatgatgttttctatgcctctggcCTCCatactcagaaggcttatggaccggATGGAGTGCCTACTATGGTCCTTAAAAAATGGGCCTACGTGCGGTCACCCTGCCTGTTCAAACTCTTTagcctctgcctttcaacatctacatTTAATTCTTGATTGAATTATGCATTCACACATACTGTaaataagaagggtgaccgctccaattcctcaaactaccgtcctattgctttactttcttgtctatctaaagcttttgaatcaatccttaaccgtaagattcaa from Eriocheir sinensis breed Jianghai 21 unplaced genomic scaffold, ASM2467909v1 Scaffold698, whole genome shotgun sequence encodes:
- the LOC126993894 gene encoding neogenin-like; this translates as MEFVISLRAFNNVGDGQPVYQQVRTQPEEEEVVAPTLDPAVWVKAVVLTPFTVVLQWADTMLSQNQYNSCTTFSSSSSSRYVNATDVTCLIDSLKPSTVSLL